A single region of the Epinephelus moara isolate mb chromosome 14, YSFRI_EMoa_1.0, whole genome shotgun sequence genome encodes:
- the pals1a gene encoding protein PALS1, whose protein sequence is MTTSHLNGHVAGEGGGGGGGGDEELRGGQQHREMAVDCPGDLGSRTLPVRRSAQLERIRQHQEDLRRRREEEGRQLDLNASLRLRKLSQHPHVGIDNPTFLQDSYTPQQPALSSQHTAGACVFLAELEELLLSLKQVRSCLSDQQSQNDVELVLALLNKSDFQSALKIHNAVANSMHRPSPPYPHTHQALQLAMEARNLIQSSQNKEGLELYSLLSDTHIQSLLLAHDSIAEMEMQPEPLPAQGETLTQWGGETVKIVCIEKAQDIPLGATVRNEMDSVIISRIVRGGAAERSGLLSEGDEILEINGIEIRGKDVNQVFDILADMHGLLTFVLIPSTQSKPPPVKESVVHVKAHFDYDPSDDPYVPCRELGLSFQKGDILHIISQSDPNWWQAYRDGDEDNQPLAGLVPGKSFQQQREAMKQTIEEDKEPEKSGKLWCAKKNKRKRKKLLYNAHRNDDIDNEEILTYEEMALYHQPANRKRPIALIGPTSCGQAELRQRLLNSQQERFAGAVPHTTRSRRDGELSGRDYHFVSRQTFEAELAAGKLIESGEFEKNLYGTSTDSVRQVINTGKICVLCLHTQALKVLRSSDLKPYIIFIAPPSQERLRALLAKDNKNPKPEELRDIIEKAREMEQSCGHLFDAVIVNTDQDKAYNELLRLINKLDTEPQWVPCSWLR, encoded by the exons atgACAACCTCCCATCTGAACGGCCATGTTGctggggagggaggaggaggaggagggggaggagatgAAGAGCTGAGGGGAGGACAGCAGCACCGAGAAATGGCTGTGGACTGTCCGGGAGACCTGGGGAGTCGAACGCTACCGGTCCGACGATCTGCACAGCTGGAGAGGATACGACAGCACCAg GAGGATCTTCGGCGTCGTAGAGAGGAGGAGGGTCGGCAGCTGGACCTGAACGCCTCGCTCAGACTCAGGAAGCTCTCCCAGCATCCCCACGTCGGCATCGACAACCCCACATTCCTGCAAGACTCATACACACCGCAGCAGCCAGCACTCAGCAGCCAGCACACTGCTgg TGcctgtgtttttcttgcagagttagaggagctgctgctgtcactgaaGCAGGTCCGGAGCTGCCTGTCCGACCAGCAGAGTCAGAATGACGTAGAGCTGGTTCTTGCACTACTAAACAAG TCTGACTTCCAGTCAGCGCTGAAGATCCATAATGCCGTGGCCAACAGCATGCACCGACCCTCTCCTCCATACCCGCACACACACCAGGCACTTCAGCTGGCCATGGAG GCCAGGAATCTCATCCAGTCAAGTCAGAACAAAGAGGGACTCGAACTCTACAGCCtactgtcagacacacacatccag tCACTGCTCCTGGCCCATGACAGCATAGCAGAGATGGAAATGCAGCCTGAGCCGCTCCCCGCCCAAGGAGAAACACTGACCCAGTGGGGAGGAGAGACTGTCAAGATAGTTTGCATAGAGAAAGCCCAAGACATACCACTG GGGGCAACTGTCAGAAATGAAATGGACAGTGTTATCATCAGTCGTATTGTTCGGGGTGGAGCAGCTGAAAGGAGTGGACTTTTATCAGAAGGAGATGAAATACTGGAGATAAATGGCATAGAGATCAGAGGGAAAGATGTCAACCAAGTCTTTGATATTCTT GCGGACATGCACGGCCTCCTGACCTTTGTGCTTATTCCCAGCACTCAGAGCAAACCTCCTCCTGTCAAAGAATCTGTG gTTCACGTGAAGGCACATTTTGACTATGACCCATCAGATGACCCCTATGTGCCGTGCAGAGAGCTGGGCTTGTCTTTCCAGAAAGGAGATATTCTCCACATTATCAGCCAGTCAGACCCCAACTGGTGGCAGGCCTACAGGGATGGAGATGAGGACAACCAGCCCTTAGCTGGACTGGTACCag GGAAGagtttccagcagcagagagaagcaATGAAACAGACCATAGAAGAAGACAAGGAGCCTGAGAAGTCAG GGAAGCTGTGGTGCGCAAAGAAGAAcaaaaggaagagaaagaagcTGCTGTACAATGCTCACAGGAATGATG ATATTGATAATGAGGAGATTCTCACCTATGAGGAGATGGCTCTATACCACCAACCAGCCAATAGGAAGCGGCCGATCGCTCTGATTGGTCCAACCAGCTGCGGGCAGGCAGAGCTTCGACAGAGACTGCTCAACAGTCAACAAGAACGGTTTGCTGGAGCTGTACCCC ACACCACGCGGAGCCGTCGAGATGGTGAGCTGAGTGGTCGAGATTACCACTTTGTGTCTCGTCAGACCTTTGAGGCAGAATTGGCAGCAG GAAAGCTGATCGAGTCTGGTGAATTTGAGAAGAACCTGTACGGGACAAGTACAGACTCAGTGAGACAGGTCATCAACACTGGAAAAATCTGTGTGctctgtctgcacacacag gcTCTAAAGGTGCTGAGGAGTTCAGACTTAAAGCCTTACATCATCTTCATAGCTCCGCCCTCCCAGGAAAGACTCCGAGCCCTGTTGGCTAAAGACAACAAGAACCCCAAG CCCGAGGAGCTGCGGGACATCATTGAGAAAGCGCGGGAGATGGAGCAGAGCTGTGGTCACCTGTTCGACGCTGTCATCGTCAACACGGACCAGGACAAAGCCTACAACGAGCTGCTACGACTCATCAACAAACTGGACACTGAACCCCAGTGGGTGCCCTGCTCCTGGCTgcgctga